Proteins from one Peromyscus eremicus chromosome 8a, PerEre_H2_v1, whole genome shotgun sequence genomic window:
- the Lgals3bp gene encoding galectin-3-binding protein: MVEPLSPTVCRKLLKAASREAPGPPSAAARESLSLASRAGLLDQAMALLWLLSVWLLVPGTQGTEDGDMRLVNGASANEGRVEIFYRGQWGTVCDNLWSLLDANVVCRALGYENATQALGRAAFGPGKGPIMLDEVECTGTESSLANCSSLGWLKSRCGHEKDAGVVCSNETRGVHVLDLSGELSDAMGQIFDSQQGCDLFIQVTGQGHGDLTLCAHKLILNTNPEAQALSQAVGSSVIMRVDEECMPVVKDFLRYFYSRRIEVTMSSVKCLHKLASAFQATQLRDYCGRLFATLLPQDPTFHTPLDLYAYAQATKDSVLEDLCVLFLAWNFEPLTQAEAWLSVPTTLLQALLSKSELAVSSELALLKAVDQWSTESGISHVEEEYLLEQVRFPMMLPQELFELQFNLSLYQGHQALFQRKTMEALEFHTVPFPVLVKYRGLNLTDDTYKPRLYTSSTWSTLVTARSSSSSRSRGVQVYSYNQFYSYDYGSRTRYDPYRSFLTPQHPSFLFKDKLISWSATYLPTIQSCWNYGFSCTSDELPVLGLTKSGYSDPTIGYENKALMVCGGSSVVDVTNFEGSKAPIPSALDTNSSKISSVFPCTSGAFSSFRVVIRPFYLTNSTDLD, from the exons ATGGTGGAGCCTCTCAGCCCAACAGTCTGCAGAAAGCTTCTGAAGGCAGCCAGCAGGGAGGCTCCAGGACCACCTTCAGCAGCTGCCCGGGAGTCCCTGTCTCTTGCTTCCAG GGCTGGGCTTCTAGACCAGGCAATGGCTCTCCTTTGGCTCCTCTCTGTGTGGTTGCTGGTTCCAGGGACTCAAG GTACAGAAGATGGGGACATGCGTCTGGTTAATGGGGCCTCAGCCAATGAGGGCCGCGTGGAGATCTTCTACAGAGGCCAGTGGGGGACGGTGTGCGACAACCTCTGGAGCCTCTTAGATGCCAACGTCGTCTGTCGGGCCCTGGGCTATGAGAACGCCACTCAGGCACTGGGCAGAGCTGCCTTTGGGCCAG GAAAGGGACCCATCATGCTGGACGAGGTGGAGTGTACAGGGACAGAGTCCTCGCTGGCCAACTGCAGCTCCCTGGGCTGGCTGAAGAGCCGCTGTGGGCATGAGAAGGATGCAGGCGTGGTCTGCTCCAACG aAACCAGGGGTGTCCATGTCCTGGACCTCTCCGGAGAGCTCTCAGATGCGATGGGCCAGATCTTTGACAGCCAGCAGGGCTGTGACCTGTTCATCCAGGTGACAGGGCAGGGGCATGGGGATCTGACCCTCTGTGCCCACAAGCTGATCTTGAACACCAACCCTGAGGCCCAGGCCCTGTCGCAAGCAGTGGGCAGCAGCGTCATCATGAGAGTGGACGAGGAGTGCATGCCTGTAGTCAAAGACTTCCTCAG GTACTTTTACTCCCGAAGAATCGAGGTCACCATGTCTTCTGTCAAGTGCTTGCACAAGCTAGCCTCAGCCTTTCAGGCCACACAGCTTAGAGACTACTGTGGACGGCTCTTTGCCACCCTCCTCCCCCAGGACCCCACTTTCCACACGCCCCTGGACCTCTATGCGTACGCGCAGGCTACCAAGGACTCTGTGCTGGAAGATCTGTGCGTGCTgttcctggcctggaacttcgaGCCTCTGACGCAGGCTGAGGCCTGGCTAAGTGTTCCTACCACCTTGCTCCAGGCTCTCCTCTCCAAGAGTGAGCTGGCCGTGTCTAGTGAGCTGGCCTTGCTGAAGGCAGTGGATCAGTGGAGCACAGAGAGTGGCATCTCCCATGTGGAGGAAGAGTACCTGCTGGAACAGGTCCGCTTCCCTATGATGCTGCCCCAGGAGCTGTTTGAGCTGCAGTTCAACCTGAGCCTGTACCAGGGTCACCAGGCACTGTTCCAAAGGAAGACCATGGAGGCCCTGGAGTTCCACACCGTGCCTTTCCCAGTGCTGGTCAAGTACAGAGGCCTGAACCTCACTGATGACACCTACAAGCCCCGGCTCTACACCTCCTCAACCTGGAGTACCTTGGTGACGGCCCGTTCCTCAAGTTCCTCAAGATCACGGGGCGTGCAAGTGTACAGCTACAATCAGTTCTACTCATATGACTATGGTTCAAGAACCCGATATGACCCCTACCGGTCCTTCCTGACCCCACAACACCCCAGCTTCCTCTTCAAGGACAAGCTGATCTCCTGGTCAGCCACCTACCTCCCCACCATCCAGAGTTGCTGGAATTACGGCTTCTCTTGCACCTCTGACGAGCTCCCTGTGCTGGGCCTCACCAAGTCCGGCTATTCTGATCCTACTATTGGCTATGAAAACAAAGCGCTGATGGTCTGTGGAGGGTCCAGTGTGGTGGATGTCACCAATTTTGAAGGCTCTAAGGCTCCTATCCCCAGTGCCCTGGATACCAATAGTTCCAAGATTTCCTCCGTCTTTCCCTGCACCTCAGGGGCCTTCAGCAGCTTCCGTGTGGTCATCCGCCCCTTCTACCTGACTAACTCCACTGACCTGGACTAG
- the Cant1 gene encoding soluble calcium-activated nucleotidase 1 isoform X1, producing the protein MPIQPFDHREWNEPMHSLRISVGGLPVLASMTKATDPRFRPRWRVILTSFVGAALLWLLYSHHQAPVPGRSPTHNAHSRRFSPEHVSHYNDTYPLSPSQRTPGGIRYRIAVIADLDTGSRAQEENTWFSYLKKGYLTLSDSGDKVIVEWDKDHGVLESHLAEKGRGMELSDLIVFNGKLYSVDDRTGVIYQIEGTRPVPWVILSDGDGTVEKGFKAEWLAVKDEHLYVGGLGKEWTTTTGEVMNENPEWVKVVGPRGSVEHENWVSSYNALRAAVGIQPPGYLIHESACWSDTLQRWFFLPRRASHERYSERADERKGSNLLLSAAQDFKDISVRRVGELVPTHGFSSFKFIPNTDDQIIVALKSEEDSGRIATYIMAFTLDGRFLLPETKIGSVKYEGIEFI; encoded by the exons ATGCCCATCCAGCCCTTTGACCACCGGGAATGGAATGAGCCTATGCACTCCCTCCGGATCAGTGTAGGGGGCCTTCCTGTGCTGGCATCCATGACCAAGGCCACAGACCCTCGCTTCCGCCCCCGCTGGAGGGTGATCCTGACGTCCTTTGTGGGTGCTGCCCTCCTCTGGCTGCTCTATTCCCATCATCAGGCCCCAGTACCGGGCAGGTCCCCCACCCACAATGCACACAGCCGGAGGTTCAGCCCAGAGCATGTCTCTCACTACAATGACACCTATCCCCTGTCACCCTCCCAGAGGACTCCAGGTGGGATCCGGTACCGAATCGCAGTCATCGCTGACTTGGACACGGGGTCCAGGGCCCAGGAAGAAAACACTTGGTTTAGTTACCTTAAGAAAGGCTACCTGACCCTGTCGGACAGTGGGGACAAGGTGATTGTGGAGTGGGATAAAGACCATGGGGTCCTGGAGTCCCACCTGGCAGAAAAGGGGCGGGGCATGGAGCTCTCTGACCTGATCGTCTTCAATGGGAAACTATACTCTGTGGACGACCGCACGGGGGTCATCTACCAGATCGAGGGCACCAGACCAGTGCCCTGGGTGATCCTTTCTGATGGTGATGGAACCGTGGAGAAGG GCTTCAAAGCTGAGTGGCTTGCTGTGAAGGACGAGCACCTGTACGTGGGTGGCCTGGGCAAAGAGTGGACCACCACCACAGGGGAGGTGATGAACGAGAACCCTGAGTGGGTGAAGGTGGTAGGCCCCAGGGGCAGCGTGGAGCACGAGAACTGGGTGTCGAGCTACAATGCTCTGAGAGCCGCCGTGGGGATCCAACCGCCAG GCTACCTCATTCACGAATCCGCCTGCTGGAGTGACACACTGCAGCGCTGGTTCTTCCTGCCGCGCCGGGCTAGCCATGAGCGCTACAGCGAGAGGGCCGATGAGCGCAAGGGCAGCAACCTCCTGCTGAGCGCAGCCCAGGACTTCAAGGACATCTCTGTGAGGCGCGTGGGGGAGCTGGTCCCCACTCACGGCTTCTCATCTTTCAAGTTCATCCCCAACACTGACGACCAGATCATCGTGGCTCTCaagtcagaagaggacagtgGCAGGATTGCCACCTACATCATGGCCTTCACGCTAGATGGCCGCTTCCTGCTTCCAGAGACTAAGATCGGCAGTGTCAAGTATGAAGGGATAGAATTCATCTAG
- the Cant1 gene encoding soluble calcium-activated nucleotidase 1 isoform X2: MPIQPFDHREWNEPMHSLRISVGGLPVLASMTKATDPRFRPRWRVILTSFVGAALLWLLYSHHQAPVPGRSPTHNAHSRRFSPEHVSHYNDTYPLSPSQRTPGGIRYRIAVIADLDTGSRAQEENTWFSYLKKGYLTLSDSGDKVIVEWDKDHGVLESHLAEKGRGMELSDLIVFNGKLYSVDDRTGVIYQIEGTRPVPWVILSDGDGTVEKGYLIHESACWSDTLQRWFFLPRRASHERYSERADERKGSNLLLSAAQDFKDISVRRVGELVPTHGFSSFKFIPNTDDQIIVALKSEEDSGRIATYIMAFTLDGRFLLPETKIGSVKYEGIEFI; encoded by the exons ATGCCCATCCAGCCCTTTGACCACCGGGAATGGAATGAGCCTATGCACTCCCTCCGGATCAGTGTAGGGGGCCTTCCTGTGCTGGCATCCATGACCAAGGCCACAGACCCTCGCTTCCGCCCCCGCTGGAGGGTGATCCTGACGTCCTTTGTGGGTGCTGCCCTCCTCTGGCTGCTCTATTCCCATCATCAGGCCCCAGTACCGGGCAGGTCCCCCACCCACAATGCACACAGCCGGAGGTTCAGCCCAGAGCATGTCTCTCACTACAATGACACCTATCCCCTGTCACCCTCCCAGAGGACTCCAGGTGGGATCCGGTACCGAATCGCAGTCATCGCTGACTTGGACACGGGGTCCAGGGCCCAGGAAGAAAACACTTGGTTTAGTTACCTTAAGAAAGGCTACCTGACCCTGTCGGACAGTGGGGACAAGGTGATTGTGGAGTGGGATAAAGACCATGGGGTCCTGGAGTCCCACCTGGCAGAAAAGGGGCGGGGCATGGAGCTCTCTGACCTGATCGTCTTCAATGGGAAACTATACTCTGTGGACGACCGCACGGGGGTCATCTACCAGATCGAGGGCACCAGACCAGTGCCCTGGGTGATCCTTTCTGATGGTGATGGAACCGTGGAGAAGG GCTACCTCATTCACGAATCCGCCTGCTGGAGTGACACACTGCAGCGCTGGTTCTTCCTGCCGCGCCGGGCTAGCCATGAGCGCTACAGCGAGAGGGCCGATGAGCGCAAGGGCAGCAACCTCCTGCTGAGCGCAGCCCAGGACTTCAAGGACATCTCTGTGAGGCGCGTGGGGGAGCTGGTCCCCACTCACGGCTTCTCATCTTTCAAGTTCATCCCCAACACTGACGACCAGATCATCGTGGCTCTCaagtcagaagaggacagtgGCAGGATTGCCACCTACATCATGGCCTTCACGCTAGATGGCCGCTTCCTGCTTCCAGAGACTAAGATCGGCAGTGTCAAGTATGAAGGGATAGAATTCATCTAG